Within Xiphophorus hellerii strain 12219 chromosome 10, Xiphophorus_hellerii-4.1, whole genome shotgun sequence, the genomic segment ttttctaGAAGGTGCACTAGGTTGGAAGGCATGCACTTCAGATTTGGTTGATTTTCTGCTGGgattagcttagcttagctctGGAAGAAATTAATACGTTAGTTGTAGTAGTAACGCCCTCTATAAGATTGCGTACACTAGGCTAGCCCCTTGTTCACAAAGCGCAGCAACATCCTCATCTGTATAGTCGATGTTGACTTTAGTGTTTACTTGATTTGCCTGATTTGCCCGATTTGCTCGTTTTGGCGGCTTTGGTAGCTTTGATGTCCATTTTGGTCTTTTGGATGCGCGAGAAGATCTCCTTAAAAAGAGCCTTGTACTCCGGAGCGTTCTGCCCCAGCCGCTTATCCACCGCCTCCACCTGCTTGCCGATGCTCTCCATGGCTTCGGGAGTGGAGGGGGACTGGGTGGGCGTCAGGGGAGGCGCCGGGAGGGGGCCCACGGCGCAGTCTTTCATGGACGGGTCGCGGGAGACGGGACGGGAAGTCTGGACGCCGGCGTGGCACAGGCTCTCCTCGTGCCGCCTGCACTTCCCCAGCAGCTCCTCGTATTTCTCCAGCAGGGCGTGGTACTGCTCGTCCACCTCCCTGAGGATGGACATCCCCCTCTTCCTCACGCTGTTGGCGTGGAGGGCGTAGCTGCCTCTCCTGCGGCCGGACGCGTCCCGCGCCACGATGGCGTTGAGCGCCGTGTCGCTGCAGCTTTTCCTCACGGGGCTGGACTCCGGCAGCTGCTCGCCTCCGACGCCGCCTCCGCCCTCGGTCTCCTCCCGCATGCCGCCGCCCGCGTCGGCCTCCTCCGCTTCCAGGAACGTGTCGGTTTCCGGGGTGATGCTGAGGACGGTCTGGGTTAGGGCGACGCCGTCGTCCTCGCCGCTCAGGAGGAAAGTCCGCGCGCGGcgaagctgctgcagctcctgcagctccacctccagctccCGCACGCGAGCCTGGCAGCTCTCAGCGTCCTGTcaggaagcaaaacaaacaaaaaatagagagagagagagagagaaacccTGATCAGCTCACCACTTAGCTctggcaaaaaaagagaaaaaaagcagacGTTTCTTTGGTCTTTTTCTCGTCAGAAACGTTTACAGTTCTTGCTAGCTTGTGGAGCAAAGCAGctcgataaaaaaaaaagaaaaagcaacccTCTCTACCTGCACCCGTGTCTGCAGCCGGGAGAACTCTGCGATCAGGAGGCTGCACTCCTTCTCCACCCCCTCCCTCCGACCCCTCTCAGTCCGGACGGCGGCTCTCAGCGCCGACACCGCCTCCCTCAGGTGCTGATTGTCCTCCTCACACGGCTGACTCTTGGCGTCCAACGTGAAGCTCTCGGCCCGGCCCACCACAAACTCGTCCTCGTACCTGACAGGAAAACCGTTGGAGTTTTGCTCTCGTTTCCACTGGGGTTTATGTGTATTGATTGCAGAGAAAACACCCACCTGGGCGCGGTGCAGAGCTCCCGCAGGCACGGGAACGAGTGGATGGTCTTGCGTCGCTCCCTCTTCTCCCTCCTGACTCGGAGCTGCTCCATCGAGCGGAGCTGCTCCACCTGCGCCGACAGAGACTCCACCTGGTTCTGCAGAGTCTCAATAGTGCCCGTCAAGCTGgagcagaaggaaaaacaaaaagggcaCACAACTTAGGGCTGAAACGCTTAATCAGATGAATCGTTATTGAAATGAAATCATTATTGGACACTTTAATTAGGATGAAACaactttctatttattttaactggACGACTGCCCAGCGTAGCAAACTTTCTGTGGGGGAGCAGGGGAACCCCTGCTTTACATTTAATCGCTAACAAAAAGGAATGAATGAGGGCCAAGTGATTAAAGCAGCGCCGCCCTTCACACCTCTCGATCTTTTGCTGCGAGGCTCTGCTGTCCCTGACCAGCGTGTGGTTGGTGCGCTCCAGTTCTCTGGCCGTGCCGTCCAGCTGCTCGTACACTTTGGCGTGTTGCTCGTTCATGTCCCGAAGGACCTCCAGCTGCTTGGTCAGGTACTAAGGAGCCAAACACAAATGCCGACGTGACAGAAATAACGGCAACGATTTGACTTGGGcacattttttcatttctacacCGTCAActtgaacatttcaaaaacacaactcaGGCAGCAACATGGCTGCTCATGTGGGAGAAAAACCCCAGGATGTGAGAGGAGTGATGTGggagcagaaaaaaactgtCGCTAAGTTCATGATGCTAACACTTAGAGGGCCTTGCTAATATATAAGTACCTCTTCTTGGTGAAGTGGtttcatgtgacagaccaagattttttttttactaataaaaatctaaaaagtgtggatTGCATTTTGATCGATCCATTCTGAACACCTTAACGACGCGGAtcatgtacagtgttttttttgtttggatgcgtgttaaaaagttacattttggcCTCATTCAATCAGtgcaataaatgaataaactgttgtatctacaaaaaagaaaaaaaatatacttataGTTCCCATGTCCCATTTTGACATGGTTAGGATATTGACTCataacctaaccctgctttaaacttctactCCGTCTGCTGATGCAGTTTGGtcaataattttctaaaatttcCTTCACAAACCAGCTGGATTTACAATGAGCTTAAAATGAGCAAACTTGTGCAGATAGTCGGTTGAACTGGATATTAGGAGTTTCATACTAAAGGGGACTGATTACAAAtgtatgcaacatttttattagtacAAAATGAATCATAAAAGAAACATAACTTAACTTTCACAATTCTGCACAACTTTGTGTCGGTTtgtcctaataaaatacactgaaattcAAGGCCGTGACGCCACATTCCTTTCAAGGTGAGCGCCCTCTAGCCTTTTGTAATTTCATCTGTGGGGGGTTACAGGCAGACGAAACTGCATCAAAATGCAGTAAActgtaaaaacagctgaaacgctgacttcttttaaatctcgactaaaaacccacctgtttaggattgaaatgtaatcaattacaaatttattgatggaacttgacttaatgctgtgttttgattgttgattctatcttgcattgtgtttctgtgtttgatatgacggaaagcactttgaaatgccttgctgctgaaatgtgctatacaaataaaatttgattgattgaaaatcAAACCACTCCTTCTAGGAaccttgcttttttttcccccctcagtgGTTGTAGTGCAGGCTTTATTACTTGCATATTTTGGCAGTTTTATTGTGCTGAATCCAGTTAGGTCGATATCCCGTTCCTGCCATTAGACCcaagtagaaaacaaacaaaaaaaagggggcCGACGTGTTGATTTCACACGCATGATTACTGAGTGGGGTGATGCGATATTTGTTGGGTTTTTGACCAATCCTTGGAGAGAAACCCAAGGTTCGTACCTCAATCTCTTGCACTTGTTCCTCATTAGTGATGTACATCTGCTGCAAAGAGTCCTCCAACTCTTTGTTCCTCTCCAGCAAAGTCTTCCCCAGCTCTGCTGCCAGGTGGAGATCTGAGAAACAAAGGGAATGACTGAATAAAGGGAGCCAGATTCaaagaaatctggaaaaaaagaaaagtgaatgatgaatgaatgaataaatatttatgccACCAAATGAAAGGCAGAGGAAGATAGATTGTGGACTATTCTGGAagtaaaatactaaatataGCAGAATAATTTATATTATCACTGCCAGAGTTAATGGTGCACATTGCTCCATTTTGGGCGAGGGAGTAATAGAGTTCGGGATGATCAAACGGGTCGTCACGCCACCTTCGTTCCGCAGTGGCTCAGTTATAGAAGAAAGGCAGAGAGCCAGACCTCTTCTCTCCCCGGCGACTAACACATGAAGGTCAGGCACCGGTGCCAAAATAATTTCTCTCTCTGCCGAGATGCAGCGCAGCGAGACGCTGGAGACTCTGTGatgaaagtttaaaataaaagtgttctTTTGGCAGCGTTTCCGTTTAGGCGCACACCGAGCTAATGTCCATCCAAAGTAAGATGAGTCACTGTCGTCGTTCTCTGTTCTAGCTGCGGTCTGACTCAGCGGACCTGGTGGCCCACATTGCCGGGCGTCAGCAAGATGCGGACTGCAGCATCTctggaaggagaagaagaaggaaaaaaaagagcgCCAGAGGACATGCCTTATACGTTCCTGCTCCTGATGCTAATAAGGAGTGGTGAACATCGGCTAGTACTTGTCTAATACTTTTCATGAGGGAATGACACAGACGCCATGGATGTTTCTACTTCGGTTGTTTATTAGTAACCAGGAGTAGCAGTAACCCCACCAACTTCTCCAATAATTAGTCTGCCTGATATATCAAAATATATCACATTTATGATGTGCCCAGAATGCATCACTGTTGTCCAGATAATGAAAGAAACGGACGAAAACAACTCAGAAAGTCCTCATTGCAATATTCGGCAACAGTTTCACAATTTCACGTTTACTTGAcgttgtgagaaaaaaaaaagtcttcaacTATGATCAATTTCTTTTCAGCAGGAATAAAGTtactaaatgttacatttaggAACTTCACATCCTGTACCAACTCTACCAACtggaacaaaagaaacaacaggTACTAAATTTGTTGTGGTGTGTTCAATTGCCCCAAGTTGCTTATAGAGACGAAATTAACAAAACACTTTGTAACAAAAACAGTCAACAGGTGGGTCTGGaggagaagagaaaagaaaagaaagagaaccAACTAGGCAAGAAAACAAGGTTGCCAATCAATCTTTGTCGCTCAGCGCAGACCTGAAAGTGACCCGCACAGGATGATGTCACACAGGGCGGAGACCCTTTCGTTTTCACACCAGGTGTGAAGATCTGGGACCCTCCCTGAGATGAGCACAGACCGTCTCCGTAACCTCGAAAAATCCTGTTTCCACATAGCCTATAGCGATGACGTGATACGCCATATAAAACCATTGATTTTTGTTTCCGGTCAGTGGATCCACTTGTAGAAGTGAGTTGTTGGTTCTATACCGAAATATCCCGATGTCTTCGGCAGCTGTGTTGTCTCGGTTGGTGCATATCACCCGTGAGATTCAATGGAATGTGGAAAACAGGACTTCTCGTGTTTCCATTTTCCTTTGCTGCAGACACTGTACCGAGCAGGCTACAGTCACACTGGCAGTTTGTCGGGTAAGAAATGTTGCAATCAAATGAAGGCTAAGCCAAAACGTAATCATTCTCAGTATCCGTGGATTTAGATCTTGGACAAAGGTCTGTCgtaataagcaataaatcaatcaattgcatgataaattgaATCAAGcataataatttccatttgtactATTTATCATTTGCctcttttctgaaaaaaaaaaaaaaggaaaacaaaagtcttcagtctggtgcatTGGTCTCCactagcccttttttttttgaaggacaattttgtttacagagacttcacaatttattttattcgtTGTTTCAgttgtgttgtttattttgtataaaaacgtcttccagttccagtgttaaacgTTCATTAGTATTTAAAGTCTATCGacctttgagaatgtgttcttgcattattctGCTATTACaattatgttacttgaaaatgatctcaaaacgacaatattatcgtttgcTGCGATAACTTCTGGGCCGATTTATCGTCCAACAGAGCTTGTTATCGCAACAGGCCTCAATTAACCTCAGGCAATGCCGTTTCATTAGTTTAGTTGTTATCCAGAAGCTCATGACATCTGTTTTCATCCTAATCAGATTACAGTTGCTAAGCAAGAAAACAGTGAGGAAAAACTCTGAGTTTGGTAACTTTAATGATTTTTACCCAATATTTCAAATTagttaacaataaataaataaataaatagatccAGAAACAAAACCCACTAATGTTTGGTTAAGTATTGTGTTCTTCCCCAGCTTAAATCGGAGCATGATTCAATTAATCCCACGTAGCCAGAAAGTTAGCCTTGAACTATCtgctgttgtaaaaaaaataaataaataaataaatctgatgagCGTTGGGTCTAAATAACACCGATGCCTGTCTGCCTGACGACAAGGTGACACAATGACAGCGGTGTTCCTTACTGACACACTGGCATTTAGAAATGTCACCCGGGATGAGCCCGGGCAGTCAGCACTTTGAAGCCCAGCGTTGCTCCATCAACTCCGACATCCTCTCTGCCCCGTCAGACACAGCTTCGCTTGCGGGTTTTGTTTCTGTCGTTTCAAATTTCATCtcaatattatttctttttcatttatttatccagttccatttggttctttttttttctttcttttttttttttacgcgcctgtaaataaataaaggctcCTCCTAGAGTACCTGGTTTGAAAATCCACGCACGAGCTGGCGCGTGCTCATGTGTGTGCACATGCAAACTCCCGACATCAGCACCATTTCAGCCGAGCCACAGAAAA encodes:
- the LOC116727178 gene encoding cerebellar degeneration-related protein 2-like, with the translated sequence MLSLGRMEEFVTEEEEPWYDQQDLEQDLHLAAELGKTLLERNKELEDSLQQMYITNEEQVQEIEYLTKQLEVLRDMNEQHAKVYEQLDGTARELERTNHTLVRDSRASQQKIESLTGTIETLQNQVESLSAQVEQLRSMEQLRVRREKRERRKTIHSFPCLRELCTAPRYEDEFVVGRAESFTLDAKSQPCEEDNQHLREAVSALRAAVRTERGRREGVEKECSLLIAEFSRLQTRVQDAESCQARVRELEVELQELQQLRRARTFLLSGEDDGVALTQTVLSITPETDTFLEAEEADAGGGMREETEGGGGVGGEQLPESSPVRKSCSDTALNAIVARDASGRRRGSYALHANSVRKRGMSILREVDEQYHALLEKYEELLGKCRRHEESLCHAGVQTSRPVSRDPSMKDCAVGPLPAPPLTPTQSPSTPEAMESIGKQVEAVDKRLGQNAPEYKALFKEIFSRIQKTKMDIKATKAAKTSKSGKSGKSSKH